AGTGCAGTCCAAACAATATTAATCTTGTCCACACTGAAAAACTTTGGCTGTTTCCGGTGTGGACGGTTGTAAATATCGTTAGTTTTGACTAGACTGAGTAAATAACCATGAGTTTTGCATCTTGTTAAATAAATATAGGAAGGACGGCGTGTACATGTGATCGAAAGGGACCTCAACGAGCCAGACAGAATTGTTGGTGAACTATTGCAGCCTGGAGGCTATCTCAAGTTGATTGAATTAGGTCTTGAAGATTGTGCTAATGAGTCCATTGATGCTCAGAAAGTGTTTGGTTATGCTCTTTACAAAAATGGCAATGACACGAAATTGTCTTATCCCTTGGAAACATACAGTTCAGATATCGCTGGAAGAAGTTTCCACAATGGACGTTTCATCCAAAGGATGCGCGGAAGGGCTTCAACTCTTTCAAAGTACGTAAAATCCATTCTCCTTTGGAATATGATAAGAAGATCATCTTGTTCGGTGTAATTTCATTTGTACCGGTACTCATGTCTCCTCCATTTTTATTCTCTACAGTGTGAAATTGGAACAAGGAACAGTGACAACACTAATTGAAGAAAAGGGCACCATCAAAGGAGTGATGTACAAGAACAAGGCCGGAGAGGAGATGAGAACATATGCTCCGCTAACAATAGTGTGTGATGGATGCTTTTCAAATCTGCGTCGCTCCATCTCTACTCCAAATGTAATTTATTGCATCTTTAGAAACTCGAgcatttcttttatattttagcATGGAAGTGTTTGCACTTTCATGAGACCAACAAAACTAACTTGTCTATATACTGTAGATTGAAAATCCGTCTTGCTTCGTCGGAATGATCTTGGAGAACTGTGAGCTTCCTCATGCAAATCATGGACATGTGAGTCTGGGAGACCCTTCACCCATCCTGTTTTATCCTATCAGTAGTACCGAGGTTCGTTGTTTGGTAGATGTTCCCGGCACAAAAGTACCTTCAGTAGCTAATGGCGAAATGGCTCAGTATTTGAAGACTGCCGTGGCTCCTCAGGTATCTATTACTTAGCTTGACTTtagtaagtttcaatttcatgtcATTTGTATCGAAAGGGACTAATCTGAGGAATGTGCTGTTTCAGGTTCCCCATCAACTCTTAAAGGCTTTTCTAGCAGCGGTTGATAAAGGAATCATCAGAACAATGCAAAACAAAAGCATGCCGGCTGCTCCACAGCCCACTCCTGGTGCAATTTTACTGGGGGATGCTTTCAACATGAGACATCCTTTAACCGGAGGAGGAATGACTGTGGCTCTATCTGACATTGTTCTTCTCAGGGATCTTCTGAGACCACTAAGTGATTTCAACGATGCACCTGCCTTGTGTGATTATCTCGAATCGTTCTACACACTCCGCAAGGTATGTTTCAACATTCACGATatgtaaaagaaaattttcactTATAAGGCAGTCTGACATGTTATGTTGTTCGATCTAACAATATAACACGTCATGTATATAATTATAGTGCATGTGAAAATTTGTTTGACAACATTGGCTAATTTTCATTGTAGCCTGTGTCTTCTACCATAAACACATTAGCCGGTGCCCTTTACAAGGTGTTCTGTGCATCGCCCAACCCCGCACGACAAGAAATGCGTGAAGCATGTTTTGACTATTTGAGCCTTGGAGGCATCTGTTCAAATGGACCAATATCTCTACTCTCAGGTCTTAACCCTCGTCCGATCAGCCTTTTTCTCCATTTCTTTGCTGTGGCTGTGTATGGAGTCGGCCGCTTAATGATTCCATTCCCGACGCCGAAACGGATGTGGTTGGGGGCTAGATTGATCTTGGTATGTTACTTATTTTCCCAGTACTGTCTCATCAGCAAGCTTGTTACATTAGTCATATTACGAACAATACAAACATAAATTGCTAACTaatcttttggttttcaatttccaGAGTGCATCAGGAATCATATTCCCAATTATTAAAGCTGAAGGAGTTAGAAAGATGTTCTTTCCTGCAACAATGCCAGCATATTACAGAGTACCTCCAGTTCACAGACGAATCAAAACAAGCACGAAGCATGtatgttaagaaaaaaaagcaaagcaaatTACTTGTATCATATTAGCTTTTACCCCCGCAAAGGTGAGGGTCATTTCTGAAATTAGGAGAAGAAGTGGAGAAGTTATTGTTCTTAATTCTTTTTAGCATTCGTCGTTCTACATTAGGGACCAGGATTCCCCAAGAAACTTGTATCTAACTCTGCTGTTCGTATACAGTCTACACTTTGATTTTTTACTTAATAGTATTATTCATCGTGTCTTCAAACATCCGACTACTCCTTCTCGACCTTTGCAATGCTTGCTTCTGCGATTTGCgggttttaatgttttgttactTCTGATTTAGTGTAGTTTCTGATAAGCCTACTTCAGATATTCAACAAAACCCTAAACATCAGTCCACATCAGCACCAATTCAAACTGAATCTTCCCACTGCAATCTACAACAGAAGAGTTTGGTTTCATCTCTAACATTGAAGCGCCACAGTCCATCATCCACACAACTCTCTCGTGTCTGATATTTCAATACTTTCAAATACTTCTGTATACCTTTTCAAATATTTGTAGTTTAACAAACTGATCCATTGTAACTCtatatatatgaatgaatgAACACTGACTCGTCCATCGAGTTCAGTTTACACAATTCAAGTACTatatttcaatttcaaaatctCCTTTATGGTATCTCAGAGCTGAAAGTCTAATGACTGaaagctttaattttttttcttccaatggcGTCAAGTTCCAATCCCTCCAACCCCATTGTTCTCCCCTCTCTTCCTAATGCCTCCAACTTTCTCACTATAAAGTAGGAATCTGGTGTCTTTTGTCGATGGAACTAACAAATGTCCTTCTGCCTTCTTGAAGGATGATGAAGGCGCACTCATTGATGAAGTTAATCCTGAATTCGATGCATGGATTCAGCAAGATGCCATGGTGCTTTCATGGATCAATAGTTCAGTTCATCCTACTGTTCTTGCCTCTCTCATTGGTAAGACAAGTTCACATTCTGCTTGGACTTGCTTACGTGAACGGTATACTTCTCAATCTACCGGCCGTCTTTTTCAACTACGTAGTGAGGTTATGAATACCCATCGTGGTGATTCAACTATTGCTGATTTTCTTGACCGTATTAATTATCTTGCTGATACTCTCCCCATCTTTGGTTCTCCAGTCTCTGATTCTAATCTTGTTGCCATTATTTtaaataggggtgtgatatccacacaccccattctACTTCTCACAcgcctttttaattttcggccttcggatcggatgaattaaagaagatcaacggacataaattatcaaggggtgtgtgaaaagtaaaatggggtgtgtggatagcacacccctttaaaTAATGTTGGTCTTGCTTTTGAAAGTACCTTTGCTTCTGCACAAGCACGGGATGGGGCTATTACTTACAATGCTCTGGAAGCCCTTCTTTTAGGTGTTGAGTGACTTCAAAAGACCCATACTGTGTTAAAAAATGGACCCACTGCTCTTGCTGTTGGATGGGGTTGATCAGGTCCTTATCGTGGTCGTGGCGCTTCTTGGGGTGGCCGTGGTCCCTTCAATGGTGGTCGTGGTCAGTTTTCTCCCGGCCCCCCGGCCAAGGCCAACATGCTTCTCACCCTCGACTTGCTTATGATGGTGTTCTCGGCGCCTATTCACCTCAGGCTCAAAATGGTGGGCGCATACAGTGCCAAATCTGCCATCGTCATGGCCATTCTGCTATCGATTGTTTCAACAGGCTGAACATAGCCTACAAAGGACGTGTGCCTTCTCCTCCGGTTTCTACCTCGCCAACTGATCTTCAAAACTGGTTCTTTGATTCTGGAGCTAATGCACACATCACCAATGATTTGAATCAGGTTTCAAATCCACGGCCATACATTGGTACTGATAATGTCAATTGAGTGGTTGATGGAACAGGTTTGCAAATTTCTCACGTTGGTACTTcctatattcaaacaccccaccATTTTTTCACTCTACCTAACACCCTTCACTGTCCTAATGCCTCTACTAATGTTATCTCCATCAATCAATTTACAAAATACAACAACTGTTCACTAACATTATATCCCAACTCCTACCATGTCCAGGACCTTCAAACGAGGATGATGCTTTTGCAAGGGTTGAGTAGAAATGGCTTTATCCATTTTCATGTTCTTCTGTGGTAAATAATGGAGTCTCTGCATTCGTTGGTATTAGAGTGTCGGATGCCATTTGGCATTCTAGGCTAGGTCACCCAGCTTTTTCTGTTTTACGTAGTTTaatttccaaaaataaattacCATTAACTAGTATTGCAACTTATGATTTTTGTTCATCCTACCCTTCAGGCAAAAGCCATAAGTTGCCTTTCAATTTGTCTTTTTCAATGTCATCTTTTCCTATTGAATTAATACATTCGGATGTATGGATTTCCCCTTCTTATTCAATTAATGGTTACAAGTATTACGTTGTCTTTGTGGATGATTTTTCTCATTATGCATGACTATATCCCTTAAAGTTAAAATTTGAGGTTTTTCAAACCTTTGTGGTGTTTAAAAAACAGGTCAAAACCATGTTCAAcaccaaaataatttttttccaaTCTGATGGAGGAGGAGAGTTTGTCAATTCATCTTTTAAGCAATTTTTCACTCAAAATGGTATTCATCATTGCCTGAGTTGTCCCCATCATCCTGAGCAAAATGGTCTCGCATAGAGAAAACATCGACATATTGTCGAAACTAGCTTAACCCTACTTGTTCATGCTTCTCTCCCCAAACTTTATGGGATGATGCTTTTCATACTGCCAACTATCTCATTAATCGTCTtcccataaaaattttaaatggcATCTCTCCCTTCAAAAAATTATTCTCTAAATCACCACAGTATGATTTTCTCAAAGTGTTTGGTTGTACTTGTTTCCCATATTTACGCCCATACACTGCTCATAAACTCCAATTTCGATCAAAACAATGCCTTTTCTTAGGTTATTCTTTAAATTATCAAGGTTACAAATATTATGATCCTTCCACAGGAAAGTGTTTTGTGTCTCGTCATGttgcttttaatgaaaaaagttttccatataaagaacttgctacTCAACCATTGTCATCCACCAGTGCCTCGAACCATGTCCTGGATATTGACCCTTTTCAATTTATCCCACCTAATCCTATCCCTCACACTCCTAATCTTACCCCACCATAAATTCTAACCCACACCCTAGCCCATAAACCGAACTCTGCTCCCCATTTTAATCCTACCCTACCTATATCTACCCTAGACTCCCATTCACTAACCATCACTTAACCCATTCCCTTGAATACTGGAACAACCAACGTGTCTTCTCATACTACACACTCCACTCATGGCATGATCACACGTGGTCAACAGGGAATTCGAAAACCTAACCCTAAATATGCTTGCATCACTGATGTTAACATTTCTTTGGTTGAGCTATCTTGTTTCTCATAGGCCAATAAGTTACCACAGTGGCAACATGTTATAGCAAATGAATTTAATGCTTTACAGCACACTGGGACGTGAACTTTAGTTCCCTACAAGCCTTCAATGAATGTGTTGCCAAATAAATAGGTCTATCATATCAAAAAGAGGTCTGATGGTTCCATTGAGTGCTTTAAAGCGCGCCTTGTTGCCAACGGCTTTCATAAACAAGAGGGAATCGATGTTGGGGAGACTTTCAGTCCTGTTGTTACTCATGCCACTATTCGGTTAATTCTCTCCATTACTTTTCATTTTCACTGGCCTATTCGACAACTTGATGTTCAAAATGCCTTCCTTCGTGGGACATTGAATGAGGAAGTTTACATGAGGCAGCCTGCAGGGTTTATAGATGACATGCCCCGACCATGATATTCATcaaataccaggatagacacgtgttgGACAACACCTgggggtgacgaaagccattaattgatacaaaagctaagaataagaaataaatacgggttatgaatttaaatacaatgaattcacaatttaggaatgtgttcagagcatacaactaaacctaatcactaaaaagaattaagataaaatttaatgaataaagaagtgGATCCTACATTGAGAGGATTCAAAGATGCTGCTGCGGAAGTGTCTTGACGCTgggattaggtgccttgatcctaagtcctgaatgggggtgcaaaacaaagatgagtagACCAagtttatttatataataataataaaacaggtatcaacatactaacccccacagtttatatatatatatatatatatatatatatatatatatatatatatatataaagaaactactaacataataaGTGATAGCTTTTTAGAAACACTAGCATGCCCTAAAACATCTCAAGAGGTGTAACGGGGAAAACATCGCAAAAGATACATCGTGTAAATCATCTCGTAGATCATCTCGTAAGCATGGTGTACTGCTAGTAAGATCACTAAATAATAATAACTcctggcccaatgcctgcacctaagtctctgtgcccgtagccagagataacttattcccggcccaatgcctgtctccgtgtccctcagcctttcattagggattatttcttctggcctaactgccaacaccagatcctcgccctaggcggcatagtgtccactaggtacgcacaaatagttacgcctctaaaaaataaccacttcatagtataaagtcatccatcgtctatactataaagaggggtttcgaaaacatgttctagcatcctatcgtcatccatcagatagtctaccagttcatggtttttatagaaaatacgatatattaaaatatagctcaatataggctaacaattaattcctcactaaaaacacgagacgaaaatcaacatattcaataaacatgcttatcataaatcaaatcataaactcgtaaggcatgctattcatttatgaaattaaactatgaaatcatgtaaattttagaaggggtccactcacagatactccatAGCAATAGAGTT
This region of Malus domestica chromosome 07, GDT2T_hap1 genomic DNA includes:
- the LOC103420543 gene encoding squalene monooxygenase SE1-like — protein: MVYEYVLAGVLVSLLSSVFFVIINTTFSEKKKDDVANVSATGVFLAPEIEKSTDVVIVGAGVAGAALAYTLGKEGRRVHVIERDLNEPDRIVGELLQPGGYLKLIELGLEDCANESIDAQKVFGYALYKNGNDTKLSYPLETYSSDIAGRSFHNGRFIQRMRGRASTLSNVKLEQGTVTTLIEEKGTIKGVMYKNKAGEEMRTYAPLTIVCDGCFSNLRRSISTPNIENPSCFVGMILENCELPHANHGHVSLGDPSPILFYPISSTEVRCLVDVPGTKVPSVANGEMAQYLKTAVAPQVPHQLLKAFLAAVDKGIIRTMQNKSMPAAPQPTPGAILLGDAFNMRHPLTGGGMTVALSDIVLLRDLLRPLSDFNDAPALCDYLESFYTLRKPVSSTINTLAGALYKVFCASPNPARQEMREACFDYLSLGGICSNGPISLLSGLNPRPISLFLHFFAVAVYGVGRLMIPFPTPKRMWLGARLILSASGIIFPIIKAEGVRKMFFPATMPAYYRVPPVHRRIKTSTKHVC